ATTGGTTGAGGATTACACAGGAACAGAtaaattatctatactaatattacaaaacagaagAGGCGCTAATCTCTATGATTTGAATAatgatttttgtgttggatagcgtatatatcgaggaaggttatggACTATTAAaaatcacgctacgattaatagtcTAACCGAGAACCGAGCatagcgggtgaaaccgcgcggaagtagctagtacctGATATGGCTCATGAAGCTACATATGAATGTATTTGCGATTCTAACATTAAACATCACCGTTATCAGCACGgcataatatttaagttagtatctatctatctttgGACCCCACTCAACCCTACTTCTTAACAATTAACAAGTCATATTAGGGATGACTGAGCACTTTATTTCTCATTATCTATTGGGTTATCTAAATGAGATAATTTACGTTTGACATCAAAGCGTATAATAGAGTATTATTTTGGCAATATTTGTGGCAATTTCTTTATCATATCAGTCACAGTCATAATGGAAGATTATTTGGTTGATAACTGATATTGCTTTGGCTACAAGTAGCGtgttagtattttaaatttattgtgtTACTCTTTCGTCATTTGTATCATGTAATGCATTCCTACTTCTTCTTACTTCGGTATTCGACTAATAGTGAGTCTCGAGAGAAGATGAGTAGACCCTATTCTTCGAAGAGACCATTAAACGGCTGTACATTCAAGAGAGACCGGGCAACaggtctctgataaacctgaacattttaaactgctATCTCTACCCTGCTTTCTAAGCCTATTATAGTAAACCCGTAGTACAGCGAtgacattatcatcatcaacagcagGCAGATGTCCAttgctggacaaaggcctcccccttagtcttcCACGCTGAACCACATATAGACAGAGAGTCAGAGTCGCGGGGATTCAGTAGATGCAGGTGGCGACCTGAATCTATCCCAGTTCCCCGCGACTCTGATGATGTCGTCAGTCCCCCTAGAGGGAGATCTGCCCACGTTTCGTCTTCTGTCATGGGCTACTGATTGTATTGTGTGCCCCTAAATGTTCTAACGCCAGTTAAACTAGCATGACTCAGAGTTAtggatttttgtttttctaatcAAGCATGACTCAGTGATTCTACTATTCTAGAACATTCTAGGTTAGTTTTAAGATCTGATCTATTTTCTGCCAGCCTTGAGATCTATCGACAATCTCTTGATTGTGTCAGTTATGTATGACATGTTATGTATGAGATGACATTTATGATGATGTAATGTGTGAAATATGTATTCGTTTTTAAATACttcgatgtgtgagtgaggttaccggagccccaatttcccccttccaacccttaaattcctaacccccaaaagaccggcaatgctcttgtaatgcctctggtgtttcgggtgtccatgggcggtagctattgcttaccatcaggtgatccgtctgcacatTTACCGAACTATCCCACAAAAATATATGATGCATACTGATTAAAATACGTCTTCTTGTAACCATATTTTTACTCTCCATATTTCATGACACTCACCTTCAGGCTTGTCACTGCGTCCACTATACAAGAACTTGGCAACGTCGAATCCCCTCAGTCTCCGTAGCACTGCCTGCCCTATACCCCCGAAGCCTACAATTCCAACTGTGCTGCCAGAAATGTCCTGTCCCACCATCCATTGGACACCGTACTTCCATTCACCTCTGGAATCAGGACAATAGTTACATTTTAGTTAAGATTTTATGGTGACCCGAAGTATCTAAAATGGAAAAGCTTTGGAGTGAGAAAAAAGGAATGATGGCCTTATAGCATTAGTGCATCGACGTCTAGTGGTTTCTTGACTTCTTTATACTTTTAAATccaatatactttttttaagagtggaaaatcatctagGGTCTTCTTtcggcttgggcgaggcgagagggagtgtcagactcttactaactaaaaaccatcctgttcctaatcttgcttttcgagccagagcccaggtatacccgctaggtagtccgcagctccggaagcaAGATATAggaggcagaggtgctcattacgacacgtaattctactatacaatgtactcccactttGATAAAATGCCAgtaacactttaaaataaatcactgTAGTTGTAATTTCGGtcatttctaataataattatgcaaatcaTATAAAGTAGCTTTGataactattgctaaggacaCTTGTGACTTGCTATTATTGCTAAGTACTGATTATTATCTGtttgtattttgattaaaataattacgtataTGAGTAGTACGTAATTCCCACTACCGAGTACTATTTACGGTGAAACacttatttttaccgacttcaaaaaaggaggatgtaggtactatattcggattgtaggttttttttattttctcatataagaaaaatataacttaatggTCAGAAAATTGTAAACAGCTTAATATTAGGAACTtatggcaccgacttctaacctATCAGTGGGTGGGTTATTCTATCAGTACCTACTAATAATAGTTAAATTTGCTTTTAAGTTTTTACCTTTGGTTTTTTACCTAaacgcagtttttttttctccgAAAAAAGTAGAAATTACAAACTGGGTATGGAATGTTACTCTTAATAAATAGCTGTAGCTAACAGTTTAGCCAATTAGGTAGTTGTATTAAAACAGCTAATTAGTATCAAGGACAATATGAAATTAGGGCAATGTGTTTTTAGAGGTGAGTGCCAAATAGTAAGGCTGGTAGAGATACCAAAAACTTGTTAAAAAGACGTTTCGTAGCTAggatgataaaattaatttctttcttaaaaaaatttacGTCACGCCTTGTATCCAGGAAGGGGTcgatagaggtgcacattatggcacgtaatgccgttatacaatgcacacctacttttcatttgtgttatagtcccatgtaatatgtgagtctattgccatacactggacTCAGTTCCagagtccgtgctactactgcgaaatttctggaaaaccgaaaaaacccagaAATACTTTGCATGAACCGGGAATCAAGCCCGagccttgcctggcagtcgcttTGTTGAGGTAtgggtatatgtattttttcacaaataatgaaccaaatgactgcacggttggcgctgtggctaggcaactggctgccgcgcaacgtgtagcgggttcgattcccgcacggagctactctttgtgtgatccacaaattgttgtttcgggcctgggtgtcatgtgcatgtggaattgtatgtttgtaaacgcacccacgacacaggagaaaatcttagtgtggggcaatgtttaaaaaaatactcacgcCTCTAACTCCTGAACCGCTTCCTTGAACCTCCTTGCTGCCGCAATGACGAGTCCGACAGTGATATCAGCCACAGCATCATCTAGCACTTGTGGAGTGTTTCCTAGCGGGATGTCACGTTTCTTGATCTCTGCCACGTCGATGTGGTCGATGCCTGACGCCATTGTTGAGACGGCCTTTAGTTGTGGCCCTGaattaataaaacagtttttagaATGCGTATGTTTTCGCTAATTAGTTACTTtggtattgattttttttggtGCATGTAAGGATGATGTGAAAACGAATAGCTCAGTTTTTTTTCGTATCCAATACATATAATTCGAGAAACTctatagttataaataataaataaataataaaatttatttatagacttaCCAATCATGTTcttaatatgtacctactactatatgtatacctatcacaatttgtttaaattttagttaACATTAAGTGTATCGTTAGCCCCCAAACTAGCATAATCCTGTATCTTGGGGACTTAACAATCTTGCAGTCCTTATGGGAACAGACTTCTTCAGAAGTTTAATAAGTTCATTGTTTCATTTAGTAAGTTACATTTCATCGAACTCGACATATTTAATAGAAACCATTTCTTAGGAAATGGAATTAGTCCGAGAAGATCAACAAAGAATGAAAAAAAGTCTGTTTTTCCTTACCTGCTAATGCTAATAGTTCTCCAGTAAGTTTGTGTTTGGTGTTCCATATTATTGCGTCAACTCCTTGCAGGTTGTTCTTAATAGTTGGCAGGCTGTCGGCTTCGTAGTCCAGGTGTGGAAGCACGACAGTTTCAACTCTGTAAGAAAAGTAAGTAATACAATCTTGAAGTTCtccttattatactctttggtatATTCTGATCGTGAATGTGGTTGTTTAtgaattcaaatcaaatcaaaatgtttacact
This sequence is a window from Spodoptera frugiperda isolate SF20-4 chromosome 5, AGI-APGP_CSIRO_Sfru_2.0, whole genome shotgun sequence. Protein-coding genes within it:
- the LOC118272233 gene encoding glyoxylate reductase/hydroxypyruvate reductase-like, whose protein sequence is MSLKRVLIVNKSFPVAGLELLKNKVETVVLPHLDYEADSLPTIKNNLQGVDAIIWNTKHKLTGELLALAGPQLKAVSTMASGIDHIDVAEIKKRDIPLGNTPQVLDDAVADITVGLVIAAARRFKEAVQELEAGEWKYGVQWMVGQDISGSTVGIVGFGGIGQAVLRRLRGFDVAKFLYSGRSDKPEAKALGAERVPLDQLLRESDYVILSCPLTKETRHLINADSLKTMKKTAIVVNIGRGELIDQEALYDALKEKQIFAAGLDVTTPEPLRNDHPLVSLPNCYILPHMGSATVETRNKMASISAKNVLLALEGKPMLFPC